Proteins from one Loktanella sp. M215 genomic window:
- a CDS encoding ABC transporter ATP-binding protein, producing MAPLLNVAGLQAWYGESHILHGVDLHVNAGETICILGRNGMGKTTTLRSIMGILSKRTGKIEFDGTDLMSVALHKTARAGVGFVPEERGIFSTLSVQENLMLPPKVADGGMSVDEIYTLFPNLKERRNSPGTKLSGGEQQMLAMARILRTGAKCLLLDEPTEGLAPVIIQAIGDVLRELKTRGMTVVLVEQNFRFASKVADRFYVMDHGQMVAEFPVGDLPNQMTMLNETLGV from the coding sequence ATGGCACCCCTTCTGAACGTTGCCGGGCTGCAGGCCTGGTACGGCGAAAGCCACATCCTGCACGGCGTCGACCTGCATGTGAACGCAGGCGAGACGATTTGCATCCTGGGCCGCAACGGCATGGGCAAGACGACCACGCTGCGGTCGATCATGGGCATCCTGTCGAAACGCACCGGCAAGATCGAATTCGACGGCACCGACCTGATGTCGGTCGCGCTGCACAAGACGGCCCGCGCCGGCGTCGGTTTCGTACCAGAGGAACGGGGCATCTTCTCGACCCTCTCGGTGCAGGAAAACCTGATGCTGCCGCCAAAGGTCGCCGACGGCGGTATGTCGGTGGACGAGATCTACACCCTGTTCCCGAACCTGAAGGAACGTCGCAATTCGCCCGGCACCAAGCTGTCGGGCGGCGAGCAGCAGATGCTGGCGATGGCGCGCATCCTGCGCACCGGTGCGAAATGCCTGCTACTGGACGAGCCGACCGAAGGCCTCGCCCCGGTCATCATCCAGGCGATCGGCGACGTGCTGCGCGAACTCAAGACACGTGGCATGACCGTGGTGCTGGTCGAACAGAACTTTCGGTTCGCGTCCAAGGTCGCGGACCGCTTTTACGTCATGGACCACGGCCAGATGGTCGCGGAATTCCCGGTCGGCGATCTGCCGAACCAGATGACGATGCTGAACGAAACACTGGGGGTCTGA
- a CDS encoding branched-chain amino acid ABC transporter permease gives MTTIFGYPLVVWMGQLLLGLINGSFYAMLSLGLAVIFGLLRVINFAHGALYMLGAFVALLMATHLGINYWFALVLAPLVVAAGGAVVERTMLSRLYKLDPLYGLLFTFGLALLIEGTFRYFFGASGQPYAVPAALAGGMNLGFMFLPIYRGWVIVASLVVCLAVWLLIEKTKLGSYLRASTEDPVLVQSFGVNVPLLLTLTYALGAGLAGFAGVLAAPIYQVSPLMGTNIIIIVFAVVVVGGMGSILGAIITGYLLGIAEGLTKVIYPEASNIVIFVIMAIVLILRPAGLFGKDT, from the coding sequence ATGACGACGATTTTCGGCTACCCGCTGGTGGTCTGGATGGGACAGCTGCTGCTGGGCCTGATCAACGGATCATTCTACGCGATGCTGTCGCTGGGCCTTGCGGTGATCTTCGGCCTGCTGCGGGTCATCAACTTTGCCCATGGCGCGCTTTACATGCTGGGCGCCTTCGTCGCCCTACTGATGGCGACGCATCTTGGCATCAACTATTGGTTCGCGCTGGTCCTCGCCCCGCTGGTCGTGGCGGCGGGCGGTGCTGTCGTGGAACGCACGATGCTCTCGCGCCTCTACAAGCTGGACCCGCTCTATGGTCTGCTGTTCACCTTTGGCTTGGCGCTGCTGATCGAAGGCACGTTCCGCTACTTCTTCGGTGCCTCCGGCCAGCCCTACGCGGTGCCGGCGGCACTGGCGGGCGGCATGAACCTCGGCTTCATGTTTCTGCCGATCTATCGCGGCTGGGTCATCGTCGCGTCCCTCGTCGTCTGCCTCGCCGTCTGGCTGCTGATCGAGAAGACCAAGCTCGGGTCCTACCTGCGCGCCTCGACCGAAGATCCGGTGCTGGTGCAAAGCTTCGGCGTGAACGTGCCGCTGCTGCTGACGCTGACCTATGCACTGGGGGCCGGCCTTGCGGGCTTTGCCGGTGTGCTGGCCGCGCCGATCTATCAGGTGTCGCCGCTGATGGGCACGAACATCATCATCATCGTCTTCGCCGTCGTCGTCGTCGGCGGCATGGGGTCGATCCTTGGCGCCATCATCACCGGTTACCTGCTGGGCATCGCCGAGGGCCTGACCAAGGTCATCTACCCCGAGGCATCGAACATCGTGATCTTCGTCATCATGGCGATCGTGCTGATCCTGCGCCCGGCGGGCCTGTTCGGAAAGGACACCTGA
- a CDS encoding ABC transporter ATP-binding protein — MQAMPVTSQDQPRVVLSARGLGKDFAGFTAVNGVDLDVEHARIHALIGPNGAGKTTVFNLLTKFLQPTRGKIMLLDQDITKVKPDKIARMGLVRSFQISAVFPHLTVLENVRIALQRPNKLATQFWLPLSSLDRLNPRAEELIADLGLTQYRDTRATDLSYGRKRVLEIATTLALDPKVLLLDEPMAGMGGEDVATVAGIIADVAKTRAVLMVEHNLSVVADIAHHVTVLQRGEILASGDYETVSQNPQVRTAYMGTED, encoded by the coding sequence ATGCAAGCCATGCCTGTGACATCACAGGACCAGCCGCGGGTGGTGTTATCCGCCCGCGGCCTCGGCAAGGATTTCGCCGGGTTCACCGCCGTCAACGGGGTGGACCTTGACGTCGAACACGCGCGCATCCACGCGCTGATCGGCCCCAACGGTGCGGGCAAGACAACGGTTTTTAACCTGTTGACGAAGTTCCTGCAACCGACCCGCGGCAAGATCATGCTGCTGGATCAAGATATTACCAAGGTCAAACCCGACAAGATCGCCCGCATGGGCCTTGTGCGGTCGTTCCAGATCTCTGCGGTGTTTCCGCATCTGACGGTATTGGAAAACGTCCGCATCGCCCTGCAACGACCCAACAAGCTGGCCACGCAATTCTGGCTGCCCCTGTCGTCCCTCGACCGGCTGAACCCGCGGGCAGAGGAGCTGATCGCGGACCTTGGCCTGACACAATACCGCGACACCCGCGCGACGGATCTGTCCTATGGCCGCAAGCGCGTGCTGGAAATCGCGACAACGCTGGCGCTGGACCCCAAGGTCCTGCTGCTGGACGAACCGATGGCCGGCATGGGCGGCGAAGACGTTGCCACCGTGGCCGGGATCATCGCGGATGTCGCGAAAACCCGCGCCGTGCTGATGGTCGAACACAACTTGTCCGTCGTGGCCGACATCGCCCACCACGTCACGGTCCTGCAGCGGGGCGAAATCCTCGCCTCTGGCGATTACGAGACCGTATCGCAGAACCCGCAGGTCCGCACCGCCTACATGGGCACGGAGGATTAG